The bacterium genomic interval GCCTCTCCTTTTTCCTCGGTCCCGGTTTCCTCGTCTTTTTCCTCATCCTTCCTCGTCTCGGCGGTCCCCTCCAGTCCGTACCTGCGCAAGTAACGCTCGACGCGGCCCGCCGAATCCATCAGCTTCTGCTTGCCGGTGTAGAAGGGGTGACAGGCGCTGCACACGTCCACCTTGATTTCCTTCTTGGTGGAGCGCGTCTTGACCTGATTGCCGCAGGCGCAGGAGATGGTCGCCTCTCCGTACTGGGGGTGAATCTTGGGCTTCATGGTTGCTCCCGTCGAGTCTCCCGGCGGTGCCCACCGACCGGGGAGCGGTATGTTAATCTAAATCGCTGCCGCCGTCAACGGGCTTTCCCTCGCCGCCCGGCGTCGGACGGGGTTCCTTGGGGTTGCCCCGGCGGGTGAATAGGTGGTAGTCGGCGTAAGCGGCCGGGTCTTTCTCGTAGTCTCCGCGGCTTTCGTAGAGAAAGGCCACGTCCTCCTCCACGCTCCAGATGTACTCCTTGCGCTGGAGGAACACGCGGGTGGCCTCCTCGGCGATGTAGCAGCGGGCCGGGTCCCGCGGGTTGTCCGGCATCCCGGTGAAGACGAGCATGGACTGCCCGCGCCGCAGAATCAAGGATTCGCGACCGACCACGTTGATGGTGAACTCGTATCCGCCCCCGTTGATGACGTAGAAACCGGACACGTCCACCGGGAGCTCGGACACGTTCTGCAGCTCGATCCACTCCGAGTTGAACCGGGGCAATCCCTGGGCGAGGCGGTACTCGCGGTGGGAGTCGGGGTGGATGGCGGCGATTCTGACACTGGGCCGGCGCAAGACGGACCTCCGCTGACGTTCGCGGGGAAAGAGAGTTTAGCAGGGCGCGGCGGGTCTAGTCAACCGTCAATCGGGTTGAAAGCGGCCGGATGCTGTGCTAACATGCCGCAATAATCCAACGAGTGCGCGATGTTCAACCCACCCGCCGCCGCAGCCTCCTTCGTATACGCCGTGGGCGTCCAGGCGGACCGCCTGCTGGACGGCCTGCGCGGAGGCGTCCGGACCCGGGCCCCGGTGGTGAGCGTGGGGAACCTGGTGGCGGGCGGCTCGGGGAAGACCCCGCTCGTCCGCTGGCTCACCGGGCGGCTGGAGGAGCGGGGGCTCTCCGTGGGCGTCGTCGCCCGGGGCTACCG includes:
- a CDS encoding lamin tail domain-containing protein encodes the protein MRRPSVRIAAIHPDSHREYRLAQGLPRFNSEWIELQNVSELPVDVSGFYVINGGGYEFTINVVGRESLILRRGQSMLVFTGMPDNPRDPARCYIAEEATRVFLQRKEYIWSVEEDVAFLYESRGDYEKDPAAYADYHLFTRRGNPKEPRPTPGGEGKPVDGGSDLD
- the rpmE gene encoding 50S ribosomal protein L31, yielding MKPKIHPQYGEATISCACGNQVKTRSTKKEIKVDVCSACHPFYTGKQKLMDSAGRVERYLRRYGLEGTAETRKDEEKDEETGTEEKGEADA